The Sphingobacterium bambusae genome includes a window with the following:
- a CDS encoding lysylphosphatidylglycerol synthase transmembrane domain-containing protein, producing MDSLLKNKKWLKVLILACIIVPMVIFILQTDVRLVWQEMEKISFRFLYLLASTFVAYLLGTFAWWVCLADERKHINLFQLFSVRQIGETVGLYNPTSVVGGDLLKDELLKAYHISRKTASTSIVISRITVVLSQLLLFIVATSWLLFIAASNMPAFLPPLLICLIIFLSILKLLFFYTLHRKPSPERESNSKPIKLWTTFTSRLRSLLQQAQAFYQQKPKAFWSSYFLSMLHWLVGSFEFYLILQFLGYDLRIMHGLLLDMGVVIVKSLGAFVPGQLGVEELGNKFVLAAVGIHATAVWLAVSVLRRSRQLFWILIGILCYAFIRKPQALPLIEHGSTIR from the coding sequence ATGGACAGCTTGCTAAAAAACAAGAAATGGCTCAAGGTCCTTATCTTGGCCTGCATCATCGTGCCCATGGTCATTTTCATCCTCCAAACGGATGTCCGCTTGGTATGGCAAGAAATGGAAAAGATAAGCTTCCGCTTTCTATACCTATTGGCTTCCACCTTTGTCGCTTACCTCTTGGGTACCTTTGCGTGGTGGGTATGCTTAGCAGATGAGCGAAAGCACATCAACCTGTTCCAACTATTTAGCGTGCGCCAGATCGGAGAAACTGTCGGGCTATACAACCCCACCAGCGTCGTGGGCGGCGATCTCCTGAAAGACGAACTATTGAAAGCCTACCATATCTCCCGCAAGACCGCCTCCACCTCCATCGTGATCTCCCGCATTACGGTCGTGCTCTCCCAACTGTTGCTCTTTATCGTAGCCACATCATGGCTTCTCTTCATTGCAGCATCCAACATGCCCGCTTTCCTTCCTCCCTTGCTGATCTGCCTAATCATTTTCCTAAGCATCCTCAAATTACTGTTCTTCTATACCTTACATCGGAAGCCTTCCCCCGAGAGGGAAAGCAATAGCAAGCCTATAAAGCTGTGGACGACATTTACCTCGCGCCTACGCAGCTTGCTGCAGCAGGCTCAGGCCTTTTATCAACAGAAGCCCAAGGCCTTCTGGTCGTCTTACTTCCTATCCATGCTGCACTGGCTGGTGGGCAGTTTTGAATTTTATTTGATCCTGCAGTTTCTCGGCTACGACCTGCGAATCATGCACGGGTTGCTCTTGGATATGGGCGTTGTTATCGTGAAGAGTCTTGGCGCTTTTGTTCCCGGTCAATTGGGGGTGGAAGAGCTCGGAAACAAATTTGTGCTGGCTGCCGTGGGAATACACGCCACCGCCGTGTGGCTCGCCGTATCCGTCCTGCGGCGCTCGCGTCAGCTATTTTGGATATTGATCGGCATACTCTGCTATGCCTTTATTAGGAAGCCTCAGGCATTACCGCTTATCGAACATGGAAGTACTATTCGTTAG
- a CDS encoding aldo/keto reductase, with product MSEGTYLLIDQLQRIAEANDVAVAAVAIAWLMQQKGVCSTLLGARTMEQLQQNMRAAELELSQDELQSLSILTTPVRPFPHSLLQGTADLLQAGTKVNGVPSSVAAILPQNDSERYA from the coding sequence CTGTCGGAGGGTACATATCTGCTGATCGATCAATTGCAAAGGATTGCGGAAGCTAACGATGTTGCGGTGGCAGCAGTGGCTATTGCTTGGCTGATGCAGCAAAAAGGAGTATGCTCCACCTTGCTGGGCGCAAGAACGATGGAGCAACTCCAGCAGAACATGCGGGCTGCCGAATTGGAACTTTCGCAAGACGAGCTGCAGTCTCTTAGCATCCTTACGACTCCCGTGCGCCCCTTTCCTCATAGCTTGTTACAGGGTACGGCGGATTTGTTGCAGGCGGGGACGAAAGTAAACGGTGTGCCATCGAGCGTAGCGGCTATACTGCCGCAGAATGATAGTGAACGGTATGCGTAA
- a CDS encoding GNAT family N-acetyltransferase: MNIERFNIRDLPFIGHLQPAGWGDIAPNMLGYCLQDFCRPIKMVDKQRIVGVGALILHVDSAWLAHIIVDESYRGRGIGRHMVEHLVQEALIEGCSSVNLIATDLGAPVYQKVGFKAVGHYQFLNKTADYVPNNISECVRAGGKEYHQQVLEMDRHITGEDRSALIGSHFHQAVVYEEDAALEGYYLPTLGQGPIYAITERAGLALMELKYSHAQVAVLPQSNTVGLNFLLQSGFEKRPDTAIRMVYGRETLWRPTQIFSRIGGNYG; encoded by the coding sequence ATGAACATAGAAAGGTTCAATATTCGGGATTTACCCTTTATAGGACACTTGCAACCCGCAGGTTGGGGAGATATCGCTCCAAATATGCTAGGATATTGTCTACAAGATTTCTGTCGGCCGATTAAAATGGTAGATAAGCAGCGCATTGTGGGGGTAGGGGCTTTAATTTTGCACGTAGATTCGGCTTGGCTAGCGCATATTATTGTTGACGAATCATATCGTGGAAGGGGGATCGGTAGGCACATGGTGGAGCATTTGGTTCAAGAAGCGCTTATTGAAGGATGTTCATCCGTCAATCTAATTGCAACCGATCTTGGCGCTCCGGTTTATCAGAAGGTGGGTTTTAAAGCCGTTGGTCATTACCAATTTCTAAATAAGACAGCGGACTATGTTCCAAACAACATATCGGAGTGTGTGCGGGCCGGAGGAAAGGAATATCATCAGCAGGTGCTGGAAATGGATCGACATATTACCGGCGAAGATCGAAGTGCGTTGATCGGCAGCCATTTTCACCAAGCTGTTGTTTATGAAGAGGACGCGGCGTTGGAGGGATATTACCTGCCGACCTTGGGACAGGGGCCTATTTATGCGATAACCGAGCGTGCTGGATTGGCGTTGATGGAATTGAAGTACAGCCATGCGCAGGTTGCCGTTTTACCGCAGTCAAATACCGTAGGTCTTAATTTTTTATTGCAAAGCGGATTTGAAAAACGGCCCGACACGGCCATACGCATGGTTTATGGTCGAGAAACGCTATGGCGACCCACGCAGATATTTAGCCGAATTGGTGGTAATTATGGCTAG
- a CDS encoding antibiotic biosynthesis monooxygenase family protein — translation MILEVAILNVSVEKQPDFERDFLEASQYIASINGYIKHALKKCVEIENQYILLVEWVSVEAHEVGFRQSPEYLKWKALLHHYYDPFPQVLHYA, via the coding sequence ATGATATTAGAAGTCGCTATCTTGAATGTAAGCGTTGAAAAACAGCCTGATTTTGAACGAGATTTTTTGGAAGCCAGCCAATATATCGCATCGATCAATGGCTACATCAAGCATGCTTTAAAGAAATGTGTGGAGATTGAAAACCAGTATATCTTGTTGGTTGAGTGGGTTTCAGTGGAGGCGCACGAGGTCGGTTTTCGTCAATCGCCTGAGTATTTGAAGTGGAAAGCCTTGTTGCATCATTATTACGATCCTTTTCCGCAGGTATTGCATTATGCCTAA
- a CDS encoding glycosyltransferase family 4 protein, with protein MEVLFVSHKYPPATGGMEKQSYELINGMRSCAIVHHIVYTAEESYFQFFRKLNDRILKTVHSHPGISLIHFNDGLIASMSLWHSGYSHIKRVVTVHGLDVVFPWSIYQRFILRRFNRFDHIIAVSQATAQSIVQRGVDQSKVSVVVNGIDHNLQAQHSADSWSAIRQKYAIPADKKILVTLGRPVKRKGFSWFIREVLPLLPENTMLLMAGPFQAEQTEQEKWLQRLPKSWRHLVMLFLGFPSDQVELRKLLQEDSHQLRLKHVGKLPLDDLQVLLAHAHAFLMPNIKIEGDMEGFGLVCLEASMCGTMVLAADIEGITDAIIHEKNGIQVPHEDAQAWQLAIGKILDSDSLHTEQRQAYRSFTLRNFSWEKMVSGYARLFQSIIRQAS; from the coding sequence ATGGAAGTACTATTCGTTAGCCACAAATATCCACCGGCGACCGGTGGCATGGAAAAACAAAGCTACGAGCTGATAAACGGGATGCGCAGCTGCGCCATCGTGCACCATATTGTGTATACGGCTGAAGAAAGTTACTTTCAGTTTTTTAGAAAACTGAACGACCGTATATTGAAGACGGTACATAGCCATCCCGGCATCTCATTGATCCACTTCAATGATGGCCTTATCGCCTCGATGAGCCTTTGGCATAGTGGCTACAGCCATATCAAGCGTGTGGTTACCGTGCACGGATTAGATGTCGTTTTCCCTTGGAGCATCTATCAACGCTTTATTTTGCGGCGCTTCAACCGCTTTGACCATATCATTGCCGTCAGCCAAGCTACCGCACAATCTATTGTGCAACGCGGCGTAGACCAGAGCAAGGTATCGGTTGTCGTCAACGGCATAGACCACAATCTTCAAGCCCAGCACTCGGCAGATAGCTGGTCGGCCATCCGTCAGAAATATGCTATTCCGGCCGACAAGAAGATTCTCGTCACCCTCGGTCGCCCAGTAAAGCGCAAAGGCTTTTCGTGGTTTATTCGCGAGGTACTTCCCCTACTCCCCGAAAATACTATGCTGTTGATGGCAGGGCCCTTTCAGGCCGAACAAACCGAGCAAGAGAAATGGCTCCAACGACTTCCTAAATCTTGGCGGCACCTCGTCATGCTCTTTCTAGGTTTTCCTTCCGATCAGGTAGAGCTCCGTAAGCTGCTACAGGAAGATAGCCATCAGCTTCGGTTGAAGCATGTGGGCAAATTACCTTTAGACGATCTACAGGTACTTTTGGCGCATGCGCATGCTTTCCTCATGCCTAATATCAAGATCGAAGGTGATATGGAAGGCTTTGGCTTGGTATGCCTAGAAGCCAGTATGTGCGGCACCATGGTATTAGCCGCCGATATCGAAGGCATTACCGATGCGATCATCCACGAAAAAAACGGTATTCAGGTGCCTCATGAGGATGCGCAGGCTTGGCAATTGGCTATAGGCAAAATTTTGGACAGCGACAGCCTACATACCGAACAGCGGCAGGCTTATCGTTCGTTTACCCTGCGTAACTTCAGCTGGGAGAAAATGGTGAGCGGATATGCGCGTCTCTTCCAGTCGATCATCCGACAGGCTAGCTGA
- a CDS encoding YceI family protein, whose product MTTWNLDKAHSEIEFKVRHMMISNVKGFFQDFNISMSGDPEDITTASIRIAIASASINTKNEQRDQHLRSADFFDSSSYPEITFDSTDIKKESDESYAITGNLNIKGNVHPLVFSVEFGGIATDPWGNKKVGFAFSGKLNRGDFGLTWNAAVEAGGVMVGDEVKISGDIQFILS is encoded by the coding sequence ATGACAACATGGAACCTAGACAAAGCCCACAGTGAAATAGAATTCAAGGTGAGGCACATGATGATCTCCAATGTAAAAGGATTTTTTCAGGATTTCAACATCAGCATGAGTGGCGATCCGGAGGATATCACCACAGCCTCTATCCGTATCGCTATTGCCTCCGCCTCTATCAACACCAAAAATGAGCAACGCGATCAACACCTACGCAGCGCCGATTTCTTCGATAGCAGCAGTTACCCCGAGATCACCTTCGATTCCACCGACATTAAAAAGGAAAGCGACGAAAGTTACGCCATCACGGGAAACCTGAACATAAAAGGCAACGTACATCCTTTGGTCTTCTCCGTAGAGTTTGGAGGCATCGCGACCGATCCTTGGGGCAACAAAAAGGTAGGTTTTGCCTTTTCGGGCAAGCTTAACCGGGGCGATTTCGGCCTAACTTGGAACGCCGCCGTCGAAGCCGGAGGCGTAATGGTGGGCGATGAAGTGAAAATCAGCGGTGACATACAATTTATATTGAGTTAA